In one Paenibacillus sp. JQZ6Y-1 genomic region, the following are encoded:
- a CDS encoding PP2C family protein-serine/threonine phosphatase yields MSSILIVDDSKLNLAFIENILKTAGYEDVITAGSAQEAYQLLGVYDGQAPRKPASIDLILLDIVMPEVDGIAACKLIKSMPVYQDLPIIFLTADRVHFKEAFNAGGMDFIEKGGPEYELLARVQSALRLKKETDARKEWESRMQKDLQLARHLQNSVLTPSLTEPGINIRSSYIQSSDVSGDMFYWKNFNEKQYGVLLIDVSGSGISAALISMSIRSLLDGIVGIYRRPKEVCAELNRQMRTLFGKMRRAVYFTAIYMMVDLEQKQIEYFNAGHAQGLLLAEGKDPVRLTVTTEPIGMKHDMSTDTHVVEYEDAARIVLYTNGLITRPGTNPKSVIDELEQYAQSLLYQDNEAFLAKLTRLHRQQEDVCIVSVNLQQLPSDSAQ; encoded by the coding sequence ATGAGCAGCATACTGATAGTGGATGATTCCAAGTTAAACCTTGCTTTTATTGAAAATATACTGAAAACAGCTGGTTATGAAGATGTGATTACTGCTGGCTCGGCACAGGAAGCATATCAATTGCTAGGTGTGTATGACGGTCAAGCACCGCGTAAGCCAGCTTCGATTGATCTGATTTTGCTCGATATCGTTATGCCCGAAGTCGATGGCATTGCAGCATGTAAGCTGATTAAGTCGATGCCCGTGTATCAGGATTTGCCGATTATTTTCCTGACTGCGGATCGAGTGCATTTTAAAGAAGCCTTTAATGCAGGTGGCATGGACTTTATCGAAAAGGGCGGTCCAGAATACGAGCTGCTGGCACGCGTACAATCTGCGCTTCGTTTGAAAAAGGAAACCGATGCACGTAAAGAGTGGGAGTCCCGTATGCAAAAGGATCTTCAGCTCGCCCGTCACTTGCAAAACAGCGTGCTTACTCCATCATTGACAGAACCTGGTATCAATATCCGTAGTAGCTATATTCAATCGTCTGATGTATCTGGCGATATGTTTTACTGGAAAAACTTTAACGAGAAGCAATATGGTGTGCTGCTGATCGACGTATCCGGTAGCGGCATCTCGGCGGCACTGATTAGCATGTCGATTCGTTCCTTGCTCGATGGCATCGTTGGCATTTATCGTCGTCCGAAGGAAGTCTGCGCTGAGTTGAATCGGCAAATGCGCACATTGTTTGGCAAAATGCGTCGTGCCGTTTATTTTACCGCCATCTATATGATGGTCGATCTAGAGCAGAAGCAGATTGAATACTTCAACGCTGGTCATGCGCAAGGCTTGCTACTAGCTGAGGGCAAAGATCCGGTACGTCTGACAGTAACAACGGAGCCGATCGGTATGAAGCATGATATGAGCACCGATACGCATGTTGTAGAATATGAGGACGCTGCACGCATCGTACTATATACGAACGGTCTGATTACTCGTCCAGGTACAAATCCGAAGTCGGTCATTGACGAATTGGAACAATACGCGCAAAGTCTGCTGTATCAGGACAATGAAGCATTTCTTGCCAAACTGACCCGCTTGCATCGTCAGCAGGAGGATGTATGTATTGTGTCGGTCAACTTGCAGCAGCTGCCGAGTGACTCGGCTCAATAA
- a CDS encoding PhzF family phenazine biosynthesis protein: MKSIRVYHVDAFTTTKFGGNPAGVVLDGAHLDEQQMQQIANELNLSETVFLLPAEDAAADYRVRYFTPSNEVDFCGHATVGISWILATEPGVAQLDDGVKLQTNIGIIPVRWIKQDGQVTQVEMTQAAPAIRQPEIDVERLSRGIGIPVQQLDTTYPIQLGYTGNWHLLVPVIHRAAIDEAKPDLNDLAQYNRELGVITTHLFTGTAEQHSQIYTRDFAPAIGIAEDPVTGSANGALMAYLYLNGLIDQQQPSLIEIRQGDMIGRGGTLYATVEPTGASAIVRMAGSAVVSLRGVMEL; the protein is encoded by the coding sequence ATGAAATCGATACGCGTATATCATGTGGATGCCTTTACAACAACCAAATTTGGTGGTAATCCAGCCGGAGTTGTACTGGATGGCGCACATTTAGATGAACAACAGATGCAACAGATTGCTAATGAATTGAATTTGTCGGAAACGGTATTTTTGCTGCCAGCAGAAGATGCAGCGGCAGATTATCGGGTCCGTTATTTTACGCCGAGCAATGAGGTGGATTTTTGCGGTCATGCGACTGTAGGGATTTCATGGATTCTGGCGACAGAGCCTGGAGTAGCGCAATTGGACGATGGCGTCAAGCTGCAAACGAATATTGGAATCATTCCGGTGCGCTGGATCAAGCAGGATGGACAAGTTACACAGGTAGAAATGACACAGGCAGCACCTGCGATCCGCCAGCCAGAGATTGATGTAGAACGACTGAGTCGCGGCATTGGTATTCCGGTTCAACAGCTAGATACGACCTATCCGATTCAATTAGGCTATACTGGTAACTGGCATTTGCTTGTACCTGTTATCCATCGTGCAGCCATTGATGAAGCAAAGCCCGATCTGAATGACTTGGCGCAATATAACCGCGAATTGGGCGTCATTACGACGCATCTGTTTACAGGTACAGCAGAGCAGCACAGCCAGATCTATACGCGTGACTTTGCACCAGCGATTGGTATTGCAGAGGACCCTGTGACTGGTTCAGCCAATGGAGCATTGATGGCGTATTTATATCTGAATGGCTTGATTGATCAGCAGCAACCATCGTTGATCGAAATTCGCCAAGGTGATATGATCGGTCGCGGCGGTACATTGTATGCGACGGTTGAGCCTACCGGAGCATCCGCAATTGTGCGTATGGCAGGCTCTGCTGTCGTATCGCTGCGCGGTGTAATGGAGCTATAA
- a CDS encoding HD domain-containing phosphohydrolase, which translates to MIWDMDGLLLSSTLPILLLIVILDLFPVRLLSGEEYSGSLAGYLILLLAYGPTTALAGVALSTIVSHWRKANFHWRNINGFRVLSAQGKLTICLYAAHRVMEWMDNDSGSHVLLYTQVAVGTLVFSLLYIALAAGVSRTISGIPLRNNLMIKLKELAVPVVLCTVIVPHFLHHLSLGYMVYETVYILLFLLLIVFFSYGYIQQVQLRRRGTEEFIRIGELRIMNQAEGHGRNVGMICEQILEQFGYPKKKRPELANIAALHDIGKMLLPLDILTKRGALSLSEQQEYESHPLKGAEIVGNITGDKKAATWILHHHERYDGKGFPDGLQGANIPYESRIIYLCSQLEYLLRQYASDEDVLHQLEKMAGKELDPQLVRLVHRDTIAELRQHTLYKQAEMSAELEYVIRPDETMRPELTSITGGTRLLKYDENGKLSGAGLQDIPEVIVHAAEGLAERALLMAESFYEVLTGEDYTFEAYFYPEHTRVMVVLTDITPALQYREELHYNTLSSYRDVIRTLSQSKMDICLQQQEIESQLGERVAGMDIRTRADVSTSRTLVVEQVPDLLRQQFPKKLMSIKLAVSEGVTNLIKHAQQGKIEVFRKSGSLQIYITDHGSGIPLHELPKTILVSGYSSKSSLGKGFALMYVSADRVMLHTSPEGTAILLEFYLSAEEAG; encoded by the coding sequence ATGATCTGGGATATGGACGGCTTGCTATTATCCAGTACACTGCCAATTTTGCTGCTCATTGTGATTCTGGATCTGTTCCCTGTTCGCTTATTAAGCGGTGAGGAATACAGCGGCAGTCTGGCAGGGTATCTGATTTTGCTGCTAGCATACGGTCCTACCACAGCACTGGCGGGTGTTGCACTGAGTACTATCGTTAGTCACTGGCGCAAAGCGAATTTCCACTGGCGGAACATTAACGGATTCCGCGTACTGTCTGCGCAGGGGAAGTTAACCATCTGTTTATACGCTGCTCATCGTGTGATGGAGTGGATGGACAATGATAGTGGCAGTCATGTATTGCTGTATACACAGGTGGCGGTAGGTACGCTCGTTTTCAGCCTTCTATATATTGCGCTGGCAGCAGGTGTCTCGCGTACGATTAGCGGCATTCCACTGCGTAACAATCTCATGATCAAGCTCAAAGAATTGGCTGTACCGGTTGTACTGTGTACGGTGATTGTGCCGCACTTCCTGCACCATCTGTCGCTGGGGTATATGGTGTATGAGACGGTATATATTTTATTGTTTTTGCTGTTAATCGTTTTTTTCTCCTATGGGTATATTCAGCAGGTTCAGCTGCGTCGGCGAGGGACAGAGGAATTTATCCGTATTGGCGAACTACGGATTATGAATCAGGCAGAAGGGCATGGTCGCAATGTAGGTATGATTTGCGAGCAGATTCTAGAGCAGTTTGGTTATCCGAAAAAGAAACGTCCAGAGCTAGCGAATATTGCCGCCCTACATGATATAGGTAAAATGCTGTTGCCGCTTGATATTTTGACCAAGCGCGGGGCATTATCACTTAGCGAGCAGCAGGAATACGAATCTCATCCACTCAAAGGTGCCGAAATCGTCGGCAATATTACAGGTGACAAAAAAGCAGCGACTTGGATTTTGCATCATCATGAACGGTACGATGGCAAAGGCTTCCCCGATGGGCTACAGGGCGCGAATATTCCGTATGAGTCGCGGATTATCTATCTGTGCAGCCAGCTGGAATATCTGCTTCGTCAATATGCCAGTGATGAAGATGTGCTCCATCAGCTGGAAAAGATGGCGGGGAAGGAGTTGGACCCGCAGCTCGTTCGTCTCGTACATCGAGATACGATTGCTGAGCTACGACAGCATACCTTGTACAAACAAGCCGAAATGTCGGCGGAGTTGGAGTATGTGATTCGTCCAGATGAAACGATGCGCCCGGAGCTGACCAGCATTACTGGGGGAACGCGGCTGCTCAAGTATGATGAAAACGGCAAGCTATCTGGTGCTGGATTACAGGATATTCCCGAAGTTATTGTACATGCGGCAGAGGGATTGGCGGAACGTGCGCTGCTGATGGCAGAGAGCTTTTATGAAGTGCTCACCGGAGAAGACTATACGTTTGAAGCATACTTTTATCCAGAGCATACCCGGGTGATGGTCGTGCTGACTGACATTACACCAGCTCTGCAATATCGGGAAGAATTGCATTACAATACGCTAAGTTCGTACCGTGATGTCATTCGTACACTGTCTCAGAGCAAAATGGATATCTGCCTGCAACAGCAGGAGATTGAGAGTCAGCTTGGTGAGCGAGTAGCAGGCATGGACATTCGTACACGGGCAGATGTATCGACTAGCCGCACGCTAGTAGTGGAACAGGTTCCCGATCTACTCCGACAGCAATTTCCCAAAAAGCTGATGAGTATCAAGCTTGCCGTTTCCGAAGGAGTTACCAATCTGATCAAACATGCGCAGCAGGGGAAGATCGAGGTATTCCGCAAGTCGGGTAGTTTGCAAATTTATATCACCGACCATGGCTCTGGCATTCCGCTGCATGAATTGCCGAAAACCATTCTTGTTTCTGGGTACAGCAGTAAAAGCTCGTTAGGTAAAGGCTTTGCCTTGATGTATGTGTCGGCTGATCGAGTGATGCTGCATACAAGTCCAGAAGGTACGGCGATTTTGTTGGAATTTTATTTAAGTGCTGAAGAAGCTGGCTGA